One region of Quercus lobata isolate SW786 chromosome 2, ValleyOak3.0 Primary Assembly, whole genome shotgun sequence genomic DNA includes:
- the LOC115977917 gene encoding gibberellin-regulated protein 11-like, protein MARTNIALVLTILFFVLMPEWEIFGGPQFMVEAGHINCGARCGYRCSKSSRQKMCIRACNTCCQRCHCVPPGTSGNYEKCPCYWHMKTHGGRRKCP, encoded by the exons ATGGCTCGCACTAACATTGCTCTTGTTTTGACAATTCTCTTCTTTGTCCTGATGCCTGAG tGGGAGATCTTTGGCGGACCACAGTTCATGGTTGAAGCTGGCCACATAA ACTGCGGAGCTAGGTGTGGTTACAGATGCAGCAAGTCGTCTCGGCAGAAGATGTGCATAAGGGCGTGCAATACGTGCTGCCAAAGGTGCCATTGCGTGCCTCCGGGGACTTCTGGGAACTATGAAAAATGCCCTTGCTATTGGCATATGAAGACTCATGGTGGTAGACGCAAGTGTCCTTAA
- the LOC115975403 gene encoding gibberellin-regulated protein 9-like yields MKLFIIFAIVILLLQALAEASSYSTAANTLANMDEGENELALHSKHKPQKINCNYACSRRCKKASRKNRCTRACKSCCMRCHCVPPGTYGNKNACPCYARLKTHGNKLKCP; encoded by the exons ATGAAGCTCTTCATCATTTTCGCCATTGTCATCCTCCTCTTACAG GCTCTTGCAGAGGCTTCATCATATAGTACTGCAGCAAATACTCTGGCTAAT ATGGATGAAGGGGAAAACGAACTAGCGCTTCACAGTAAACATAAACCCCAGAAAATCA ATTGTAATTATGCATGCTCAAGGAGATGCAAAAAGGCATCAAGAAAGAACAGGTGCACTAGAGCATGCAAAAGTTGTTGCATGAGATGCCATTGTGTTCCACCTGGTACCTATGGCAACAAGAACGCTTGCCCATGTTATGCTCGCCTCAAAACCCATGGAAACAAGCTCAAGTGCCCTTGA